The DNA region CGAACCTGCTTCATCGACGGCTATGTTCCTGCTGTCGTCACCGAAATCACCGACGAGTAAGCGACCCGATGACCCTCACGACAACCCGTGCCGCCTTTGACCAGGCGGCAGCAACGAACCCGATCGTTTCTGTGTGCCGTGAGGTATTCGCAGACTCTGATACTCCGGCGAGCATTTACCGAAAGGTCGCGGCATCGCGACCCGGAACCTTCCTGCTCGAATCGGCAGAGCAGGGCGGGGTATGGACCCGCTTTTCGTTCGTTGGCGCCGGCTCTTTCGGTGTCCTGAGTGAGCGAGACGGGCGCGCCTACTGGGCAGCGAGCCCTGAATCGGCGATGACTGAAGAGCGACTCTTGCCAGGGGGCGTCGTCTCGCTTGAGCCACTTGAGGCGGTGCAGGCCGCCTACGAGCGTTGGAAGGCCGATCAGGTTGACGGGCTGCCGCCGCTGACAAGCGGGTTCGTGGGGTACATCGGGTGGGACACGATCCGCCAAATTGAGACGACGTTGCCAGACCCAGGCTTTGGCCCGGCCGCGGTTCCCGTGCAGGGGCTGAGCTTCGTCTCTGAACTTATCGTGATCGATCACCGCGAGGGCTCGGTCATTCTCATCGCCAATGTTTTGACCGACGAAGAGGGAGTGCCGCTCGACAACGCATGGGACGATGCGCAGGCCCGCCTCGACGGGCTGCAACGTTCACTCGCCGCGAGTGCGGCGGCGCCGGTCGCGACGCTCAACCGCGAGGCGGTGACCGAGGCGAAGCGGGTCACGCCGCAGGCCGAGTACCTCAGGCTCGCTCAACTCACCATTGACCGCATTCGTGAGGGCGAGGCCGGCCAGGTCGTAGTCTCGCAGCGGTTCGACAGCGAGTGCACGGCCGATCCGCTCGACGTATACCGCGTGCTGCGACACCTCAACCCGAGCCCTTACCTGTACCTGCTCTCGTATGAGGGGCACGATGGTGAGCCGTTCTCGGTCGTCGGTTCGAGCCCTGAAGCTCTGATCACGGTCAACGGTGGCCGGGTGATCACGCACCCGATTGGCGGATCGAAGCCGCGCGGAACCGACGCGAGTCACGACCTGCAGCTCGAGAAAGAACTGCTCGCCGACAAGAAAGAGCGCACCGAGCACGAGATGCTCGTTGACCTGTCAAAGCGTGACCTCTCGACCTTCTGCGTGCCCGAGAGTGTGCACGTGAGCGACCTCATGCGCATCGAGCGCTACAGCCACGTCATGCACATCGTTTCGACAGTTGAGGGTGAGCTTCGACCCGAGGAATCGCCGGTGTCGGCGCTCCGGGCAACGTTCCCGGCGGGCACGCTGTCAGGAGATCCGAAGCCGAAAGCACTCGCGATCATCGATGAGCTCGAAACGGCAAGCCGGGGAGTATACGGCGGGGTTGTCGGGTACTTCGGGCTCGGGGGCGATGCCGACCTCGCGATAGCGATTCGAACGGCCACGATCCGCTCGGGTATTGCGACGGTTCAAGCGGGTGGGGGCATCGTTGCCGACTCGGTTCCCGCCTCGGAAGACGAGGAATGCCGCAACAAGGCGGCCGCGCCGCTGCGTGCAGTCGCAATCGCAAACACACTCGTTGAGGAGAAGTAACGTAGGCATGACCAAACGCAACCTTGTTTCGCTGCTGCTGCTACTCGCGGTGGCGATGCTCTTCGCGAGTACCAGGCCCTGGCTTGAACTGCAGCTCATCCCGAGTGCTGCCGCCCACGGTGACGTGACAGTGACGGGAACCGCGGGGAACAAGGCGCTCATGCCGGTGGCGATTGCGCTCCTGGCTATCGGCGCCGTGCTCGGCATTGCGGGCCGCGCGCTCAGGGTTGCCCTCGGCGCGCTCACCGCGGTGTTTGGCGGGTGGATCGCCTGGTCGGCCTTCGCTGGAGTGCTCGGCGGGCAAGATGCCGAGATCGACTTCGCAAAAGCTTCGATTGCCGAGGCGACGGGCATTCTCTCGTCATCGCCCATCGAGGTCGTTGACCTCATGCAGGTCACGGTGTGGCCGACGGTCACGGTGGTGCTCGGTTTGCTTGTGCTGCTCGTGGGCATCGGGGTCGCGGTGTTTGGCTGGAAATGGGCACAGGGCGGCAAACGGTATGAAGCGAAGGGCTCGCCGCGCGAGAAGAAGGCGCCGCGTCCCGATGGCTCAGCCGACCGGATTGCCGACTGGGATGCACTCTCTGAGGGCGACGATCCGAGCGATGAACTTGGGCCAGAAGACTTCGGTGGCGGCGACGACAGCGCAGAAGCGCCGGGTCGCTCCTGAACCACGCCGGGCGAGAGTTCGCTCATTTGCGAGCGACCGGCTAAACTGTGATGTGAAGACTTGATAAAAGGAGATTCATGACTGACCGCCTTGATGAGTATGGCCACGGAGATTCACCGGCTGCATGGACTGCAGTGCTGATTATGCTGCTTGCATTTGCTGTGGGCACGGTTGCTTTCTTCTTCCACCAGGCTTGGCTGGTGTGGATCAGCGCCGGCGTGCTCGTGCTTGGTCTCCTGGTAGGCGTGATCATGGCTAAAGCAGGCTACGGCGTTAAGGGACCAAAGTTCGTTCCTAAGTCTCACGACTAACCCGTGCTAGACGACCTGCTTCGCGGGGCGCTTGACGATGCTGCTTCGAGGGAGGCTCAGCTACCACTGAGCCACCTCGAAGCGCTTGCGTTAGAGGCCCCTGCAGCGTTGAACGCGCTCGAGTTTCTTGCTCCGGCCGATCATATGAAGGTGATTGCCGAGGTCAAGCGTGCGAGTCCTTCTCGCGGCGACCTCGCCGAGATTCCCGAGCCTCACGAACTTGCGATGCAGTACGAGGCTGGCGGTGCGAGCACCGTGAGCGTGCTGACCGAGGGACGCAAGTTTAAGGGGTCGCTCGACGATCTGCGCAGTGTTCGCCAGCTTGTGAACATTCCTGTGCTGCGCAAAGACTTTATTGGTAACGCGTACCAGGTGTACGAGGCGAGGGCTGCTGGGGCAGACCTCGTTTTGCTCATCGTTGCGGCGCTTCCGCAATCGACGCTCGAGTCGCTGTATAAACTCATCATTGAGCTCGGGATGACACCACTCGTCGAGGCGCACTCTGACGAAGAGGTTGACCGCGCGATTCAGCTGGGTTCCAAGCTCATTGGCGTCAACGCACGTGACCTGACGACCTTTGAGCTCGATCGCGAGCTGTTTGGTCGCGTGAGCGACGTGATTCCGAAGGGAACCATCAAGGTTGCTGAATCGGCTGTTCGTGGCGTCGACGACGTCGAGCATTACCGCCGTGCCGGGGCTGACGTGGTGCTCGTCGGCGAGGCACTCGTGATCGAGGGCGCACCGCGCGAAGCTGTTCGCGCATTCACCCAGGTTGCCTAACCATCAGATAACACAGATAGAGGTTTCGATGACGAAGCAAGAGGGGCTCGGCCAAGCTCAGGGCCCATACTTCGGAGATTTTGGCGGTCGGTTTGTTCCCGAATCGCTCATTCAAGCGCTCGACGATCTCACGGTTGCTTGGGAAGCCGCCAAGGCTGACCCCGCCTTCCACGAAGAACTCGACGCACTACTCAAGGACTACACGGGACGGCCCTCGCCGATTACCGAGGTGCAGAAGTTCGCGGCACTCGCTGGTGGTGCGCGCATTTTCCTGAAGCGCGAAGATCTGAACCACACCGGTTCGCACAAGATCAACAACGTTCTCGGTCAGGCTCTGCTGACAAAGCGCATCGGCAAAGATCGCATCATCGCCGAGACGGGCGCGGGGCAGCACGGTGTCGCGACCGCGACGGCGGCAGCGCTGTTCGGGCTCAAATGCACCATCTACATGGGGGCGGTCGATACCGAACGCCAAGCCTTGAACGTCGCCCGGATGCGCCTGCTCGGCGCCGAGGTCATCGCGGTCCAGGCGGGCACTCGCACGCTCAAGGATGCGATTAACGAGGCATTTCGCGACTGGGTGACCAACGTCGAGACCACGAACTACGTGTTCGGCACGGTCGCGGGCCCTCACCCTTTCCCCGAGATGGTGCGCGACCTGCAACGTGTCATTGGTGTCGAGGCGCGCGAGCAGATGCTCGAGCGAACCGGCAAGCTTCCCGACGCGATCGCAGCCTGTGTGGGCGGCGGGTCAAACGCGATGGGCATCTTCCACGCCTTTCTCGACGACGAAGCGGTTGCGCTGTATGGTTTCGAAGCCGGCGGTGAGGGCGTCGAGACCTCGAAGCACGCGGCAACACTGACGCTTGGTCGGCCCGGCGTGCTGCACGGTGCGAAGAGCTTGCTCTTGCAAGACGAAGACGGCCAAACCCTCGATTCTCACTCGATCTCGGCAGGGCTCGACTACCC from Leucobacter sp. UCMA 4100 includes:
- a CDS encoding Trp biosynthesis-associated membrane protein, whose protein sequence is MTKRNLVSLLLLLAVAMLFASTRPWLELQLIPSAAAHGDVTVTGTAGNKALMPVAIALLAIGAVLGIAGRALRVALGALTAVFGGWIAWSAFAGVLGGQDAEIDFAKASIAEATGILSSSPIEVVDLMQVTVWPTVTVVLGLLVLLVGIGVAVFGWKWAQGGKRYEAKGSPREKKAPRPDGSADRIADWDALSEGDDPSDELGPEDFGGGDDSAEAPGRS
- a CDS encoding chorismate-binding protein, whose translation is MTLTTTRAAFDQAAATNPIVSVCREVFADSDTPASIYRKVAASRPGTFLLESAEQGGVWTRFSFVGAGSFGVLSERDGRAYWAASPESAMTEERLLPGGVVSLEPLEAVQAAYERWKADQVDGLPPLTSGFVGYIGWDTIRQIETTLPDPGFGPAAVPVQGLSFVSELIVIDHREGSVILIANVLTDEEGVPLDNAWDDAQARLDGLQRSLAASAAAPVATLNREAVTEAKRVTPQAEYLRLAQLTIDRIREGEAGQVVVSQRFDSECTADPLDVYRVLRHLNPSPYLYLLSYEGHDGEPFSVVGSSPEALITVNGGRVITHPIGGSKPRGTDASHDLQLEKELLADKKERTEHEMLVDLSKRDLSTFCVPESVHVSDLMRIERYSHVMHIVSTVEGELRPEESPVSALRATFPAGTLSGDPKPKALAIIDELETASRGVYGGVVGYFGLGGDADLAIAIRTATIRSGIATVQAGGGIVADSVPASEDEECRNKAAAPLRAVAIANTLVEEK
- the trpB gene encoding tryptophan synthase subunit beta; its protein translation is MTKQEGLGQAQGPYFGDFGGRFVPESLIQALDDLTVAWEAAKADPAFHEELDALLKDYTGRPSPITEVQKFAALAGGARIFLKREDLNHTGSHKINNVLGQALLTKRIGKDRIIAETGAGQHGVATATAAALFGLKCTIYMGAVDTERQALNVARMRLLGAEVIAVQAGTRTLKDAINEAFRDWVTNVETTNYVFGTVAGPHPFPEMVRDLQRVIGVEAREQMLERTGKLPDAIAACVGGGSNAMGIFHAFLDDEAVALYGFEAGGEGVETSKHAATLTLGRPGVLHGAKSLLLQDEDGQTLDSHSISAGLDYPGIGPEHAWLHSIERAQYQPVTDAEAMQALLDLSRTEGIIPAIESSHALAGALKLAATMSPDETVLVSLSGRGDKDMETAGQYFGLFDSAGQEAS
- a CDS encoding DUF6704 family protein; this translates as MTDRLDEYGHGDSPAAWTAVLIMLLAFAVGTVAFFFHQAWLVWISAGVLVLGLLVGVIMAKAGYGVKGPKFVPKSHD
- the trpC gene encoding indole-3-glycerol phosphate synthase TrpC; the protein is MLDDLLRGALDDAASREAQLPLSHLEALALEAPAALNALEFLAPADHMKVIAEVKRASPSRGDLAEIPEPHELAMQYEAGGASTVSVLTEGRKFKGSLDDLRSVRQLVNIPVLRKDFIGNAYQVYEARAAGADLVLLIVAALPQSTLESLYKLIIELGMTPLVEAHSDEEVDRAIQLGSKLIGVNARDLTTFELDRELFGRVSDVIPKGTIKVAESAVRGVDDVEHYRRAGADVVLVGEALVIEGAPREAVRAFTQVA